The following are from one region of the Halobacteriovorax vibrionivorans genome:
- a CDS encoding right-handed parallel beta-helix repeat-containing protein yields MKRSHFLKLIGLSIAAPVFGQTSTKKNSKTNTNRDKRADDITNYGALSDGKTDASSAIRACLKANSSAYIPMTTHGFIAGDIVVNQSKIHGNGTLIRKNKSSYTLLTKGSNCEVNGIVFKSQGSKYTNGVSDIIIGESSKSIRIHNCKFESSHYCSISADKNSDSDLKLTYKSPVKSIVISKNIFSGKYSRALYLHSVEDLQIIDNIIKETLYDGIRLRQRIKKCIISKNLFNDIGIKKHQDSQDAIDTYWSGEELIISDNIIKNCSKNAIEVKGVSPDSTGATGKVVISGNEILNTAYSAIHISSGASKTTKVKDFVIANNIIKKAGTVGAKKGNAAIFIRHGVESLVISSNIISENNSRGIFLANLEKDQGAIKNVTISANNLVDNGNKDEGYAILSSGVENCIISANNIENKNGLQKVAIAITDQKDKSSKAVISSNIISSNHKETILYNKKNKNIKVVNNLIN; encoded by the coding sequence ATGAAAAGATCACACTTTTTAAAACTAATTGGACTAAGTATAGCTGCACCAGTATTTGGCCAAACAAGTACGAAGAAAAACTCTAAGACAAATACAAATCGTGATAAACGCGCCGATGACATAACTAATTATGGAGCACTAAGTGATGGAAAAACAGATGCCTCAAGTGCTATCAGGGCATGTTTAAAAGCAAACTCAAGTGCCTATATACCTATGACGACACACGGTTTTATCGCCGGTGATATCGTTGTGAATCAATCAAAAATACACGGTAATGGAACACTTATTCGCAAAAACAAATCAAGCTATACTCTCCTAACCAAGGGGAGCAATTGTGAAGTTAATGGGATTGTTTTTAAATCACAAGGTTCAAAGTACACCAATGGAGTCTCTGACATTATTATTGGAGAAAGTAGCAAAAGTATTAGAATTCATAATTGTAAATTTGAAAGTAGCCATTACTGTTCTATCTCAGCAGATAAAAATTCTGATTCAGATCTTAAATTAACTTATAAGTCCCCTGTTAAATCAATTGTCATCTCTAAAAATATATTCAGCGGAAAATATTCAAGGGCCCTATATCTACACAGTGTTGAGGATCTTCAGATTATCGACAATATCATTAAGGAGACTTTATATGATGGTATTAGATTAAGGCAGAGAATTAAGAAATGTATTATTTCAAAAAACTTATTTAATGATATCGGAATAAAGAAACATCAAGATTCACAAGATGCAATCGATACTTACTGGAGTGGAGAGGAGCTGATTATAAGTGATAATATCATTAAGAATTGCTCTAAGAATGCTATCGAGGTTAAGGGAGTCTCTCCGGATAGCACTGGTGCTACTGGAAAAGTGGTGATTTCAGGAAATGAGATTTTAAACACCGCTTATAGCGCTATTCACATATCTTCAGGAGCGAGCAAAACAACAAAGGTAAAAGACTTTGTCATTGCCAATAACATTATCAAAAAAGCAGGTACGGTTGGTGCCAAGAAAGGAAATGCTGCAATTTTCATAAGACATGGAGTTGAGAGTCTAGTTATTAGCTCCAATATTATTAGTGAGAATAATTCTAGAGGAATCTTCTTAGCGAACCTTGAAAAGGATCAAGGTGCCATAAAGAATGTCACGATTTCGGCCAATAACCTCGTTGATAATGGCAATAAGGATGAAGGATATGCAATTCTAAGCTCAGGTGTAGAAAATTGTATTATAAGTGCTAATAATATCGAAAATAAAAATGGACTTCAAAAGGTCGCCATTGCAATTACCGATCAAAAGGATAAATCTAGTAAGGCCGTTATTAGCAGTAATATAATAAGCTCAAATCACAAGGAAACGATTCTCTATAACAAGAAGAATAAGAATATAAAAGTAGTGAATAATCTAATCAATTAG
- a CDS encoding polysaccharide biosynthesis/export family protein yields MKLITISLIILNFCFTPVVQAANNIDLNSLVLPTEVKGLEKKSGSLYFSKSVKNEVLIPTNFWGEVKSAGLHFVPKGTSLINGLSLAGGATGDANLNEVKITRKSGKELKTIEFDLSSGGDFNSHNFQLQPGDVVYLRKERFYENRIWYTSILSILATTLGSYLIYKKID; encoded by the coding sequence ATGAAATTGATCACTATTAGCTTAATCATCTTGAACTTTTGTTTCACTCCAGTCGTGCAAGCGGCCAATAATATTGACTTAAATTCACTCGTCTTACCAACTGAAGTAAAAGGACTTGAGAAGAAGTCTGGTTCACTTTATTTTTCAAAGTCAGTTAAGAATGAAGTACTCATTCCGACTAACTTTTGGGGGGAAGTAAAATCAGCAGGTCTACACTTTGTTCCAAAGGGAACAAGCCTAATAAACGGTCTCTCTCTTGCTGGGGGAGCAACAGGTGATGCTAACTTAAATGAAGTTAAAATTACTCGTAAGAGTGGAAAAGAGCTTAAGACAATTGAATTTGATCTTAGTAGCGGTGGTGATTTCAATAGCCACAACTTTCAATTACAGCCAGGTGACGTTGTCTACTTAAGAAAAGAGCGATTCTACGAAAATAGAATTTGGTATACATCAATTCTTTCAATTCTTGCGACAACACTAGGTTCATACCTAATCTATAAGAAAATCGACTAA
- a CDS encoding P-loop NTPase family protein: protein MTSSLKNKILVFENMHNQNDYPNIINENVVDISEGKKDLSSIYYRIKNRKDLHSMSRVISETSEESKVSTIVGMIDKQRLEDIIVSISSCIDVCFKKKVLIISYQDIGQNIKDITLNEVSIELKGPTKRSLNTKKLSENISVLNYSYFLSLFVGNSHALAGAMKQITSTFDKVIFLLDDKELTDLGVDDRAPILLSSHCDFIVRERKTRLSTVKKSTEYLKSLGVKLGGVIYAKEEVI, encoded by the coding sequence ATGACAAGTAGCTTGAAAAATAAAATCTTAGTTTTTGAAAATATGCATAATCAAAATGATTATCCTAATATCATTAATGAGAATGTAGTCGATATTTCTGAGGGCAAGAAGGATTTGAGTTCTATTTACTATCGTATCAAAAATAGAAAGGACCTTCATAGTATGTCTCGCGTAATTAGTGAGACATCAGAAGAAAGTAAAGTTTCAACTATAGTAGGGATGATCGATAAGCAAAGGCTTGAGGATATCATTGTATCAATATCAAGCTGTATTGATGTATGTTTTAAAAAGAAAGTTCTAATTATCTCTTATCAAGATATAGGTCAAAATATTAAAGATATAACACTTAACGAGGTAAGTATAGAACTTAAAGGCCCTACTAAAAGGTCTCTAAATACAAAAAAACTATCAGAAAATATTTCAGTTTTAAATTATAGCTATTTTCTTTCTTTATTTGTTGGAAACTCTCATGCTCTTGCTGGTGCAATGAAACAGATTACTTCAACATTTGATAAGGTCATCTTCTTACTTGATGATAAAGAACTCACTGATCTTGGTGTTGATGATAGAGCTCCTATTTTACTTTCTTCACATTGTGACTTCATTGTAAGAGAGCGTAAAACTAGACTTAGTACAGTGAAAAAGAGTACTGAATATCTAAAGTCTTTAGGTGTTAAGTTAGGTGGAGTTATTTACGCTAAAGAGGAAGTAATATGA
- a CDS encoding PilZ domain-containing protein, translating into MKKHSRDFQRYPFESYKIVAYTIKDNKRVQVKLMNISLGGCLIKTNLSENIDNLYLHLADKQIKMELNQVWIQSDGDHKLIGFKIKFNDYYNFNLWKSLVHSTQRIEEKYKEKYNKKKKEIKDVSL; encoded by the coding sequence GTGAAAAAGCACAGTAGAGATTTTCAACGCTACCCATTTGAATCATATAAAATTGTCGCATATACGATTAAAGACAATAAGAGAGTTCAAGTAAAACTAATGAATATAAGCCTAGGTGGCTGTCTCATTAAAACTAATCTAAGTGAAAATATTGATAATCTATATCTCCACCTTGCTGATAAGCAAATCAAAATGGAATTAAACCAAGTATGGATCCAAAGTGATGGTGATCATAAACTTATTGGTTTCAAAATAAAGTTTAATGACTACTACAACTTCAACCTATGGAAAAGTTTAGTTCACTCCACTCAGAGAATCGAAGAAAAATATAAAGAGAAGTATAATAAGAAAAAGAAAGAGATAAAAGACGTAAGTCTATAA
- a CDS encoding nucleotide sugar dehydrogenase, whose protein sequence is MEKSVCVIGLGYVGLPVAYNFAKKYRTIGIDISKKRVEELRNHQDSTREITTDELKALEMNFSTNIEDASDYNFFIITVPTPIDSYKTPDLTPVISATQAVAKVLKKGDTVVYESTVYPGVTEDICAKILEEKTGLKFGIDFFLGYSPERINPGDKEHTFTKITKVVSGCCSDSLKEIASMYASVIEADVFKATSIKVAEASKVIENIQRDVNIGLINELALIFDKMDINTSEVLEASGTKWNFLNFKPGLVGGHCIGVDPYYLSYKSKQLGIIPQIINAGRRVNDSIATHVSQKAIKLLIQNNVNVKGANIAVLGLTFKENCPDLRNSKVEDIIRELNEYATNTILVDPHCNQEEVLIKYDKEIQEFNKLRDIDLLLINVAHREFLNLSEEDLVKVFSGKPPIIVDVKNICPNTIKTNTEYTYWSL, encoded by the coding sequence ATGGAAAAGAGTGTGTGTGTAATTGGTCTTGGCTACGTAGGTCTTCCGGTAGCATATAACTTTGCTAAGAAGTATCGTACAATTGGCATCGACATATCAAAAAAACGAGTTGAAGAACTAAGAAATCATCAAGATAGTACACGAGAAATTACGACAGACGAATTAAAAGCGCTTGAAATGAATTTTTCAACAAATATCGAAGATGCGTCTGATTACAACTTTTTCATCATCACTGTCCCAACACCAATCGACAGTTATAAAACACCAGATTTAACTCCTGTAATAAGTGCAACTCAAGCAGTTGCAAAAGTTTTAAAAAAGGGAGACACAGTCGTTTATGAGTCAACAGTCTATCCAGGTGTTACAGAAGATATTTGTGCAAAGATATTAGAAGAAAAAACAGGGCTTAAGTTTGGAATTGATTTCTTCTTAGGATATTCTCCAGAAAGAATTAATCCTGGAGATAAGGAACACACATTTACAAAAATAACGAAAGTAGTGTCTGGATGTTGTAGCGATAGTCTAAAAGAAATTGCTTCAATGTATGCAAGCGTAATTGAAGCAGATGTTTTTAAAGCGACTTCAATTAAAGTCGCAGAAGCCTCAAAAGTCATTGAAAATATTCAACGTGATGTAAATATTGGTTTAATCAATGAGCTCGCTTTGATATTTGATAAAATGGATATTAATACTAGCGAAGTATTAGAAGCATCAGGAACAAAGTGGAACTTCTTAAATTTTAAACCAGGTTTAGTTGGTGGCCACTGTATTGGCGTAGATCCCTACTACCTTTCATACAAATCAAAACAACTAGGAATTATTCCACAAATTATAAATGCAGGAAGAAGGGTTAACGATAGCATTGCTACACATGTATCACAAAAGGCAATAAAGCTCCTTATTCAGAATAATGTTAATGTAAAAGGTGCAAATATAGCAGTTTTAGGCTTAACTTTTAAAGAAAACTGTCCCGACTTAAGAAATTCAAAAGTTGAAGATATAATTAGAGAACTCAATGAGTATGCTACAAATACAATTTTAGTGGACCCACATTGTAATCAAGAAGAAGTCCTAATAAAATATGACAAAGAGATTCAAGAGTTTAATAAATTAAGAGATATTGATTTACTCTTAATAAATGTAGCTCATCGAGAGTTCTTGAACCTATCAGAAGAAGATTTAGTAAAAGTCTTTTCGGGAAAACCTCCCATTATAGTTGATGTTAAAAATATTTGCCCAAATACAATTAAAACAAATACCGAATACACATATTGGAGTCTTTAA
- a CDS encoding NAD-dependent epimerase/dehydratase family protein translates to MDESLQLLSEQLREKPRKWLVTGAAGFIGSNLCEFLLKNNQIVVGLDNFSNGRRENIEEVKMVCNEHIDNFLFHEGDIRDFETCVKVSKDVDHILHQAALGSVPRSINSPDLSHQSNVDGTFNMLNAARQANVKSFVFASSSSVYGDNEKDFKIEDSIGTQLSPYAVTKHVCELYGRVFNLTYGLPTIGIRYFNVFGKRQDPNGAYAAVIPKWIERALTGKELEIYGDGETSRDFCYIDNVIQLNIKASLNTDTNNFGQIYNCALSKTTSLNTLSKLILDNIKEYAGKELVSEITYKDFRKGDIKNSQANISKSIEKLGYQPEVYIEEGIKRTVQYYLSKKENI, encoded by the coding sequence ATGGATGAATCCTTACAACTTCTATCAGAGCAACTAAGAGAGAAGCCTAGAAAATGGCTTGTTACTGGTGCCGCTGGATTTATAGGGTCTAATCTTTGTGAGTTCTTATTAAAGAATAATCAAATAGTAGTTGGTCTTGATAATTTTTCAAATGGAAGAAGAGAAAATATTGAAGAAGTAAAAATGGTCTGTAATGAACATATTGATAACTTTCTCTTCCATGAGGGTGATATTAGAGACTTTGAGACTTGTGTGAAAGTCTCAAAAGATGTTGATCACATTCTTCATCAAGCTGCTCTTGGTTCTGTCCCTAGATCAATTAACTCCCCTGACTTGAGTCATCAATCAAATGTTGATGGTACCTTCAATATGCTAAACGCAGCAAGACAAGCAAATGTAAAATCATTTGTCTTTGCTTCAAGTAGTTCAGTTTATGGTGACAATGAAAAAGATTTCAAAATAGAAGATTCAATAGGAACACAATTATCTCCTTATGCAGTAACAAAGCATGTATGTGAGCTCTATGGAAGAGTTTTTAATTTAACTTATGGACTCCCTACAATCGGAATTAGATATTTTAACGTATTTGGGAAAAGACAAGATCCAAACGGAGCTTATGCAGCAGTTATACCAAAATGGATAGAGCGAGCTCTAACCGGTAAAGAACTAGAGATTTATGGAGATGGAGAAACAAGTCGTGATTTCTGCTATATCGACAATGTTATTCAACTAAATATTAAAGCATCTCTAAATACAGATACGAATAACTTTGGACAAATTTATAATTGCGCCCTTAGCAAAACAACATCTCTTAATACACTATCAAAACTCATCCTAGACAATATAAAAGAATACGCAGGAAAAGAGTTAGTAAGTGAAATCACTTACAAGGATTTCAGAAAGGGAGATATAAAGAATTCCCAAGCTAATATTTCTAAAAGCATTGAAAAACTAGGATATCAACCAGAGGTTTATATCGAGGAAGGAATTAAAAGAACTGTTCAATATTATCTTTCAAAAAAAGAGAATATATAA
- a CDS encoding glycosyltransferase family 4 protein, whose product MKRVNITLDFRFVRYNGQVWTKSSFDYKFWQRYLMTFEHVNIIARVEDTDSQVGLKPVTGEGVSFTEIPYFLGPKDYFFKRGAIRKKLKEIISPNEAYIMRVPSTIADILQPLLMKNNIEYGIELVGNPYDTFKKGSYKHPLRLFFQYWLTKNVKTQIFHAKSSSYVTKTFLQELYPNQNRDKQFSYSSISLLPEHIVAEKESFNKHKKLLFIGSLEYLVKSPDTLIKAFYKALQRNKNISLTMVGDGKERAGLESLVKSLGLSDKVTFLGFLNGGEEVRAVLDEHDIYILTSISEGLPRSMVEAMARGLPCIGSTIGGIKELLESDDLVDPQSVEELSEKILEFCSNDKMLKEKSKRNIEVAKTYQNEILDQQRKSFYQSLT is encoded by the coding sequence GTGAAAAGAGTAAATATCACGCTGGATTTTAGATTCGTTAGATATAATGGCCAAGTTTGGACCAAGTCATCGTTCGATTATAAGTTCTGGCAAAGATACCTTATGACATTTGAGCACGTAAATATAATTGCACGGGTAGAAGACACTGACTCACAAGTAGGCCTAAAACCAGTAACAGGAGAAGGTGTATCGTTTACAGAGATCCCCTACTTTCTTGGGCCAAAAGATTACTTCTTTAAAAGAGGAGCAATAAGAAAGAAATTAAAAGAGATTATCTCACCTAATGAAGCTTATATTATGAGAGTTCCATCCACGATAGCAGATATTCTTCAACCACTTCTGATGAAAAATAATATCGAGTATGGAATTGAGTTAGTAGGAAACCCGTACGATACTTTTAAAAAAGGCTCTTACAAACATCCGCTAAGACTTTTTTTCCAGTACTGGCTAACAAAGAATGTGAAAACACAAATCTTTCATGCAAAGAGTAGCTCATATGTAACGAAGACTTTTCTTCAGGAACTTTACCCAAATCAAAATAGAGATAAGCAATTTAGCTATTCATCCATTTCTCTACTTCCAGAGCATATTGTTGCAGAAAAAGAATCTTTTAATAAACATAAGAAGCTTCTATTTATTGGTTCTCTTGAGTACTTAGTTAAATCACCTGATACACTAATTAAAGCTTTCTACAAGGCCTTACAAAGAAATAAAAACATTAGCCTAACAATGGTTGGAGATGGCAAGGAAAGAGCTGGGCTTGAGAGCTTAGTGAAAAGCTTAGGATTAAGTGATAAGGTTACATTTCTTGGCTTTTTAAACGGTGGAGAAGAAGTAAGAGCTGTTCTTGATGAGCACGATATTTATATCCTCACATCAATTTCAGAGGGACTACCACGAAGTATGGTGGAAGCAATGGCAAGAGGACTTCCGTGTATTGGAAGTACAATTGGTGGCATAAAAGAGTTACTTGAGTCAGATGACTTAGTTGATCCACAAAGTGTGGAAGAATTAAGTGAGAAGATTCTTGAGTTTTGCTCTAACGATAAAATGCTCAAAGAAAAATCAAAGAGAAATATTGAAGTTGCAAAAACATACCAAAATGAAATCCTTGATCAACAAAGAAAGTCATTTTATCAATCACTCACCTAA
- a CDS encoding DUF2309 domain-containing protein produces MNEIVKLDKEKIRKEAFTSLKIRQEKSVIETFLEVSKRLTPLWDIRDYVAVNPFFGFKDKNFLELAKYMRHISGKDTLPKKEFFLKKYQSGEVTEYDLEVAKKLYLKEIHNNSLNDITIKELMNFIRSSERKVCDLKFRAVSDLYDLENNEKTTELITNEISRWASAYFDEGQALWKIETNDTRLYTWWKSLVKYDRPFDGKTNRFNEIVELLPESPKKALESLTDKLLEKISLEQDDLSNYYYRLIYTTLGWSSYIQKFEFEANRSGESSKLKEIGGLIDIVVMRMAYDIALLDEISVVSLEGQHCSNKDDRDLDLIYIWLNAVECAYRRRVEKTIKSSVNSKDLYSRPDVQMAFCIDVRSEVLRRHLENSSDKIQTIGFAGFFGVPISVKGLGHKGSDQNCPILLNSAYEISEVETKDETSLKNKKQAFAQTQYFKKSVQASANSGFSFVETLGFSYIGKILKSGIFQKKPNLDISSMGLSEKDKENIQFDFEKIKIEEKVNLAFNALKNMGLTKNFAKFVFFIGHGSESSNNPYASALECGACAGHNGQSNAIFLATILNDLEVQAKLKSKGIEIPRDTLFMSGWHNTVKDELHIDRFEGLNLKQGQELSLYEKKFREASKNCQKERARNLPNCSKLKDSELSGELFQKANDWSEIRPEWGLARNASFVVGRRKLTRSLELDGRAFLHDYDFEQDKDLSILELIMTAPMIVTNWINMQYYASTVNPQKFGAGNKVLNNVVGGIGCIQGNESDLLGGLTEQSVLYKGDYFHEPLRLQVFIEAETSAIDEIINKHQMVRELISNNWLKIISINPKNLKFKLFQSDSWIEPKEDLWN; encoded by the coding sequence ATGAACGAAATCGTAAAATTAGATAAAGAAAAAATTAGAAAAGAAGCTTTTACGTCTTTAAAGATTAGACAAGAAAAGTCTGTCATTGAGACTTTTCTTGAAGTAAGCAAGAGATTAACTCCTCTTTGGGATATACGTGACTATGTTGCTGTAAATCCTTTCTTCGGCTTTAAAGATAAGAACTTTCTCGAATTGGCCAAGTATATGCGACATATTTCAGGAAAAGATACTTTACCTAAGAAAGAGTTCTTTCTAAAGAAATATCAATCTGGTGAAGTTACAGAGTATGATTTAGAAGTTGCAAAAAAACTTTATCTAAAAGAAATCCATAACAATTCACTAAATGATATTACGATAAAAGAGTTGATGAACTTTATAAGATCATCTGAAAGAAAAGTTTGTGACTTAAAGTTTAGAGCAGTTAGTGATCTTTATGACTTAGAAAATAATGAAAAGACTACTGAGCTAATAACTAATGAAATCTCAAGATGGGCCTCGGCGTATTTTGATGAAGGTCAGGCGCTATGGAAAATAGAGACAAATGATACAAGACTTTATACTTGGTGGAAGTCCCTTGTAAAATATGACAGGCCATTTGATGGAAAAACAAATCGATTCAATGAAATTGTTGAGCTTCTTCCTGAAAGTCCAAAAAAAGCACTTGAATCTCTAACAGATAAACTTTTAGAAAAGATATCCTTAGAACAAGATGATCTTTCAAATTATTATTATCGTCTCATTTATACGACGCTAGGTTGGAGTTCATACATCCAAAAATTTGAATTTGAGGCCAATCGCTCAGGAGAGAGTTCAAAGCTTAAGGAGATAGGAGGATTAATTGATATCGTTGTCATGAGAATGGCCTATGATATCGCTCTACTTGATGAGATCTCTGTTGTAAGCCTAGAGGGCCAACATTGTTCAAATAAAGATGATCGTGATTTAGATCTCATTTATATTTGGTTGAATGCCGTTGAATGTGCCTACCGAAGGAGAGTTGAAAAGACAATTAAAAGCTCTGTTAATAGTAAGGATCTTTACTCTAGGCCCGATGTACAAATGGCATTTTGTATTGATGTTCGTAGTGAGGTTCTAAGAAGACACCTCGAAAATAGCTCAGATAAAATACAAACAATTGGCTTTGCAGGATTTTTTGGAGTGCCAATTTCAGTGAAGGGGCTTGGGCATAAAGGGAGTGATCAAAATTGTCCCATTCTGTTAAACTCTGCCTATGAAATTAGTGAAGTGGAGACAAAAGATGAGACTTCACTTAAAAATAAAAAACAAGCATTTGCACAGACTCAGTATTTTAAAAAGAGTGTTCAAGCTTCTGCTAATTCAGGCTTTTCTTTTGTTGAAACACTTGGATTTTCTTATATCGGAAAGATTTTAAAGTCTGGCATCTTTCAAAAGAAGCCTAATCTCGATATCTCTTCAATGGGCCTATCTGAAAAAGACAAAGAGAATATTCAATTTGATTTTGAAAAAATTAAAATCGAAGAGAAAGTAAACTTGGCCTTTAATGCTTTAAAGAATATGGGGCTAACTAAGAATTTTGCAAAGTTTGTTTTCTTCATTGGGCATGGAAGTGAATCTTCAAATAACCCATATGCATCTGCTTTAGAATGCGGTGCATGTGCAGGACATAATGGACAAAGTAATGCCATATTCCTGGCCACAATTTTAAATGATTTAGAAGTTCAAGCTAAGTTAAAAAGTAAAGGAATTGAGATACCTAGAGATACGTTATTTATGTCAGGTTGGCACAATACTGTAAAAGATGAACTTCATATTGATCGGTTTGAGGGATTAAACCTGAAGCAAGGCCAAGAGCTAAGTTTGTATGAAAAGAAATTTAGAGAAGCCTCTAAGAATTGTCAGAAAGAAAGAGCAAGAAATTTACCAAATTGTTCAAAGCTTAAGGATAGTGAATTAAGCGGAGAGCTTTTTCAAAAGGCAAATGACTGGTCTGAGATTCGTCCAGAATGGGGACTTGCTAGAAATGCATCATTTGTGGTTGGTCGCAGAAAATTAACAAGAAGTTTAGAACTTGATGGAAGGGCGTTCCTTCATGACTATGATTTTGAACAAGATAAAGATCTTTCGATTTTAGAACTTATTATGACTGCACCAATGATTGTAACGAATTGGATTAATATGCAGTATTACGCAAGTACAGTTAATCCCCAAAAATTTGGTGCAGGGAATAAGGTTCTAAATAATGTTGTTGGTGGAATTGGCTGTATTCAAGGTAATGAAAGTGATCTGCTTGGAGGATTAACAGAACAATCTGTTTTATATAAAGGAGACTACTTTCATGAGCCTTTAAGACTTCAAGTCTTTATTGAGGCCGAGACATCAGCAATTGATGAAATTATCAATAAACATCAAATGGTTAGAGAGCTGATTTCTAACAATTGGTTAAAAATTATATCGATTAATCCTAAAAATTTAAAATTTAAATTATTTCAATCAGACTCTTGGATTGAACCAAAGGAGGACTTGTGGAACTAA